In Amycolatopsis coloradensis, one genomic interval encodes:
- the pyrE gene encoding orotate phosphoribosyltransferase, whose translation MAYPGVDQAAKLELARLVGELAVVHGKVTLSSGKEADYYIDLRRATLHHAAAPLIGKLLRQLTHDWDYVAAGGLTLGADPVALAMLHSAATDGVVLDAFVVRKAVKEHGMQRRIEGVEVLGQRVLAVEDTSTTGGSVLTAVEALREAGANVVGVATVVDRDTGAREAIEKEGLEYRYILNKDDLGLS comes from the coding sequence GTGGCGTACCCCGGTGTTGATCAAGCGGCGAAACTCGAACTGGCGAGACTGGTCGGCGAACTCGCCGTCGTGCACGGCAAGGTGACCTTGTCCTCGGGCAAGGAGGCCGATTACTACATCGACCTCCGGCGGGCGACGCTGCATCACGCGGCCGCTCCGCTCATCGGGAAGCTGCTTCGCCAGCTCACGCACGACTGGGACTACGTCGCCGCCGGCGGCCTGACCCTCGGTGCGGACCCGGTGGCGCTGGCGATGCTGCACTCCGCGGCGACCGACGGTGTCGTGCTCGACGCGTTCGTCGTCCGGAAGGCCGTCAAGGAACACGGCATGCAGCGCCGGATCGAGGGCGTCGAGGTGCTGGGACAGCGAGTGCTGGCCGTCGAGGACACCTCGACCACCGGCGGCAGCGTGCTCACCGCCGTCGAGGCGCTGCGCGAGGCCGGAGCGAACGTGGTCGGCGTCGCGACCGTCGTCGATCGGGACACCGGAGCGCGCGAGGCCATCGAGAAGGAAGGCCTCGAATACCGTTACATTCTGAACAAGGACGATCTCGGTCTGTCCTGA